From one Humulus lupulus chromosome 8, drHumLupu1.1, whole genome shotgun sequence genomic stretch:
- the LOC133797126 gene encoding protein IQ-domain 26-like — translation MGKAIRWLKGLFGMKKEKDCKPNSNSGDRRDKVGFSSGKDSDGLCHNPATIPPNLSAAEASWLRSYCNETEKEQNKHAIAVAAATAAAADAAVAAAQAAVAVVRLTSHGRGTMFQGSREKWAVVKIQTVFRGYLARKALRALKGLVKLQALVRGYLVRKQATATLHGMQALIRAQATVRSQKTRGFIFNNEPISKFDNRARKSMSNLQERFDDSKSDHTAPIHSRRLSASLDTSFTTIDESPKIVEVDTGRPKSRSRRTNTSVSDFGDDPPYQTLSSPLPCRIPTQISIPDCRNCQESEWGFTGDECRFSTAQSTPRFLNSAASNAPTTPAKSVCADNYFRGYGNYPNYMANTKSFKAKLRSYSAPKQRPEPGPKKRLSLNELMESRNSLSGVRMQRSCSQVQDAISFKNTVMGKLDRCSDVGRETERTNLLRR, via the exons ATGGGCAAAGCAATAAGGTGGCTTAAGGGCTTGTTTGGGATGAAGAAAGAGAAAGACTGCAAACCGAATTCCAACTCTGGCGACCGGAGAGACAAGGTAGGATTTAGCTCGGGAAAGGACTCTGACGGACTGTGTCATAATCCGGCAACTATTCCACCTAACTTATCGGCAGCCGAGGCTTCTTGGCTGAGGTCATATTGTAATGAAACAGAGAAGGAGCAGAACAAGCACGCAATCGCCGTGGCGGCGGCGACGGCTGCTGCCGCTGACGCTGCTGTGGCTGCAGCTCAGGCTGCCGTGGCCGTCGTCAGGCTCACTAGCCATGGTAGAGGTACTATGTTTCAAGGCAGCCGTGAAAAATGGGCTGTTGTAAAGATTCAAACAGTTTTCAGAGGGTACTTG GCTAGAAAAGCTCTGAGAGCTTTGAAAGGACTGGTGAAACTACAGGCACTGGTAAGAGGGTATTTAGTGAGGAAGCAGGCCACAGCAACTCTCCATGGTATGCAAGCTTTAATAAGAGCACAAGCCACAGTTCGATCCCAAAAAACTCGCGGGTTCATATTCAACAATGAACCCATTAGTAAATTCGATAATAGAGCACGAAAATCCATG TCCAATTTGCAGGAGAGATTTGATGACAGTAAAAGCGATCACACAGCTCCCATTCACAGCAGGAGGCTCTCTGCTTCTTTAGACACAAGTTTTACCACCATTGATGAGAGTCCCAAGATTGTGGAAGTTGATACAGGAAGGCCTAAATCCAGGTCTCGCCGAACAAACACCTCAGTCTCCGATTTCGGAGACGACCCGCCTTACCAAACGCTCTCTTCTCCTCTCCCATGTCGAATTCCCACTCAAATTTCAATACCCGATTGCCGGAATTGCCAGGAGTCTGAGTGGGGATTCACAGGCGACGAGTGCCGGTTCTCCACTGCCCAATCCACGCCGCGTTTCCTTAACTCCGCCGCGTCTAATGCTCCAACAACTCCGGCCAAGAGTGTCTGCGCGGATAACTACTTCAGGGGATATGGGAATTATCCAAACTACATGGCCAACACAAAGTCTTTTAAGGCCAAACTGAGGTCCTATAGTGCTCCAAAACAGAGGCCTGAACCAGGGCCGAAGAAGAGGCTTTCCCTTAATGAATTGATGGAGTCAAGGAATAGTCTAAGTGGGGTTAGAATGCAAAGGTCATGTTCTCAAGTTCAAGACGCCATTAGTTTCAAGAATACTGTAATGGGGAAGCTTGATAGGTGCTCAGATGTTGGGAGAGAGACAGAGAGGACCAACTTGCTGAGAAGAtag